A genome region from Euphorbia lathyris chromosome 4, ddEupLath1.1, whole genome shotgun sequence includes the following:
- the LOC136227066 gene encoding uncharacterized protein translates to MELKSLHLYMNKLKIDDCNSTIRSLVFILHGYRLLSSSFLSVFSSPEMNFPSSSMDRVTEIDLNVDISHGDFRQNEIGYILPDLNGFEEAEALSIDLNDIEGEHIPYQTSKRKYLSNAQRRAIYDMLLQKSIDGKLPKGTTNSVASIFSVGIRLVQRVWKQWKNDGLHADVSHKRTKNCGRKRIQIDWNRFREIPLQQRTTLSSLAYAMDMKRTTMFRRLQSGAIRRHSNAIKPLLKEENKRSRLKFCISMLEESSIPHDPTFKEMYNIVHIDEKWFQMTKKNQNYYLLPDEEDPLRTCKSKNFIGKVMFLVALARPRFDAERNEIFSGKIGVFPLVTQMPAKRNSVNRAAGTLETKPINSITRDVIRSYLIDKVLPTIKEKWPRVDCRDPIFIQQDNARTHIDQNDEEFCQAASQGFTV, encoded by the exons ATGGAATTGAAGAGTCTCCATTTATATATGAACAAATTAAAGATTGATGATTGTAACTCAACAATACGTTCTCTGGTTTTTATCCTTCATGGTTATAGATTGctatcttcttctttcttgtCTGTTTTTTCTTCTCCAGAGATGAATTTTCCTTCATCATCCATGGACAGAGTGACTGAAATAGATCTAAATGTTGATATTAGTCATGGAGATTTCAGACAAAATGAAATAGGCTATATTCTACCAGACCTTAATGGCTTTGAGGAAGCAGAAGCTTTGAGTATTGATCTCAATG ATATAGAAGGTGAACATATACCATACCAGACAAGTAAGAGGAAATATTTATCCAATGCTCAACGTCGAGCAATATACGATATGTTGTTACAGAAAAGCATTGATGGAAAATTGCCTAAAGGGACGACCAATTCAGTGGCATCAATATTTTCGGTTGGTATTCGGCTTGTTCAACGCGTTTGGAAACAATGGAAAAATGACGGATTACATGCTGATGTTTCGCATAAAAGGACAAAGAATTGTGGTCGTAAGAGAATTCAGATTGACTGGAATCGATTTCGTGAAATCCCTTTGCAGCAGCGGACAACCCTTAGCTCTTTAGCTTATGCTATGGACATGAAAAGGACTACAATGTTTAGACGTTTGCAATCTGGAGCAATACGAAGACATTCAAATGCTataaaacctcttttaaagGAAGAAAATAAGAGATCCCGGTTGAAATTTTGCATATCAATGCTTGAAGAAAGCAGTATCCCACATGATCCAACGTTTAAAGAGATGTACAATATTGTCCATATTGATGAGAAATGGTTCCAGATGacaaagaaaaatcagaattaTTACTTACTTCCGGATGAAGAAGACCCATTACGCACATGTAAAAGCAAAAACTTTATTGGGAAAGTCATGTTTTTAGTTGCCTTAGCTCGACCAAGATTTGATGCTGAAAGAAATGAAATTTTCTCTGGGAAGATCGGTGTGTTTCCTTTGGTTACTCAAATGCCAGCCAAAAGGAACAGTGTTAACAGAGCTGCAGGGACTTTAGAGACTAAACCAATAAATTCAATTACTAGAGATGTTATAAGGTCTTACTTGATCGATAAAGTACTACCGACAATTAAGGAAAAATGGCCAAGAGTAGATTGTAGGGATCCAATATTTATTCAGCAGGACAATGCAAGAACACACATTGATCAAAACGATGAAGAATTTTGCCAAGCTGCTAGCCAAG GCTTTACAGTATAA